The Shewanella mangrovisoli genome has a window encoding:
- a CDS encoding toxin-antitoxin system YwqK family antitoxin, with the protein MRALLLLSALFLSCNTLAERILFDEQWLPSEVPGEAIYYQKQLATEQEGVWPVALFYVETDKPVFKGTVNGPNLAESAIVGDFEFYHPNGQLSRKGRSDAQGRYQGTHLYYWEDGTRSGEYQYLNGRLHGEQKRYHTNGQLRDHQYYANGVESGLAQSYFDNGQLQTRVTYGAKGMEGLYESFHSNGQPEQTVNMVEGKREGERLYWTKEGWLFTKEFYLKGKLHGEVLVYHAPDVPREIKHYQHDKQVGIQQRFDQQGRLTQQQKYDTHGREIQDITYASAGHVTSQLDTQYLAKGHITNEQRFDESGKLTYQYQRDTVKDWSLRQRFDATGSLLEREERVEGSYEGVYVDAGWNGSIRRINYRKGKMHGAYREDNAENGSFVTGQYQSDVKVGKWVSQNPDSTRIEQFNSQGQLNGEQSDIAPDGTVMYRAFYKNDKLHGAFVQRGFDKQLQAQGQYVNGQREGKWLVQDESSYSEVKLWHGQYQAGHEVGPWRAMSANGHLLGTMQYDNKGLLQGKSYSFNEDGSLQRSEEYVDNQLHGKLVYYFNGEASSEYHYQNGVDVGQ; encoded by the coding sequence ATGAGAGCCTTATTACTATTATCTGCACTATTCCTGTCGTGTAATACCTTGGCTGAACGCATCTTGTTCGACGAACAATGGCTGCCTAGCGAGGTGCCAGGTGAAGCGATTTACTACCAGAAACAGCTCGCGACTGAGCAAGAGGGCGTGTGGCCAGTCGCGCTTTTTTATGTAGAGACAGATAAACCCGTTTTTAAAGGGACAGTCAACGGCCCCAATTTAGCGGAGAGTGCTATTGTCGGTGATTTCGAATTTTATCACCCCAATGGTCAACTCTCTCGCAAGGGACGTAGCGATGCACAAGGGCGTTATCAGGGAACGCATCTGTATTACTGGGAAGATGGAACACGCTCGGGTGAGTACCAATATCTGAATGGCAGGCTCCATGGTGAGCAAAAACGTTATCACACCAATGGCCAATTACGCGACCATCAATATTATGCGAATGGTGTGGAGTCCGGATTAGCGCAAAGTTATTTCGACAATGGCCAGCTGCAAACACGGGTAACCTATGGTGCTAAGGGGATGGAAGGCTTATATGAAAGCTTCCACAGCAATGGTCAGCCAGAGCAAACCGTGAATATGGTGGAGGGGAAAAGAGAAGGCGAGCGCCTGTATTGGACAAAAGAAGGCTGGTTATTCACTAAAGAGTTTTATCTTAAGGGGAAATTACATGGTGAAGTGTTGGTTTATCATGCTCCTGATGTGCCTCGAGAGATTAAACATTATCAGCATGATAAGCAGGTGGGTATCCAACAACGATTTGATCAGCAAGGGCGATTAACGCAGCAGCAGAAATACGACACTCATGGCCGTGAAATTCAGGATATAACCTATGCGAGCGCGGGCCATGTAACCTCCCAACTTGACACTCAATATCTCGCTAAAGGCCATATTACCAACGAGCAGCGCTTCGATGAGAGTGGAAAGTTAACCTATCAATATCAGCGCGATACCGTAAAAGATTGGAGTCTGCGTCAGCGTTTTGATGCCACAGGCTCGCTGCTTGAACGAGAAGAGCGAGTTGAGGGGAGCTACGAAGGGGTATATGTCGACGCAGGCTGGAATGGCTCTATCAGGCGGATAAATTACCGTAAAGGCAAAATGCACGGCGCATATCGTGAAGATAACGCTGAAAATGGCAGTTTTGTCACTGGGCAATATCAATCGGATGTAAAGGTTGGAAAGTGGGTGAGCCAAAATCCCGATTCGACGCGTATCGAACAGTTTAATTCGCAAGGGCAGCTCAACGGCGAACAGAGCGATATCGCCCCCGACGGCACGGTAATGTATCGAGCGTTTTATAAAAACGATAAGCTGCATGGCGCTTTTGTACAGCGAGGCTTCGATAAACAACTGCAAGCCCAAGGCCAGTATGTTAACGGCCAGCGTGAAGGTAAATGGTTAGTGCAAGACGAGAGCAGTTACAGCGAGGTGAAGTTATGGCACGGCCAGTACCAAGCGGGGCACGAAGTGGGGCCGTGGCGAGCCATGTCCGCTAACGGCCACTTATTAGGCACGATGCAATACGATAACAAGGGCCTTTTGCAAGGGAAAAGCTACAGCTTCAATGAAGACGGCAGCCTGCAGCGAAGCGAAGAGTATGTCGATAACCAGTTACACGGCAAGTTGGTTTACTACTTCAACGGCGAAGCCTCATCCGAATACCATTATCAAAATGGTGTCGATGTGGGCCAATAA